From the genome of Gammaproteobacteria bacterium, one region includes:
- a CDS encoding acylphosphatase — translation MSVCKRCFVDGRVQGVFYRASTAEKAAKWNVTGYAHNLDDGRVEVLACGREEDVDMLVEWLHHGPKFARVKSVEIHDADDAPPASFSTTG, via the coding sequence ATGTCGGTATGCAAGCGGTGTTTCGTGGACGGACGCGTGCAGGGCGTGTTCTACCGTGCCTCGACTGCAGAGAAGGCGGCGAAGTGGAACGTCACGGGTTACGCACACAACCTTGATGACGGTCGCGTGGAGGTGCTGGCCTGCGGTCGCGAGGAAGATGTCGACATGCTGGTCGAGTGGTTGCACCACGGGCCGAAGTTCGCGCGAGTGAAATCGGTAGAGATTCACGATGCCGATGATGCGCCACCGGCTTCATTCAGCACCACTGGTTGA
- a CDS encoding LysM peptidoglycan-binding domain-containing protein codes for MNKIAFKTIAMLLLSFGIAAGCATAPEQTGPTQAELEAQRAAEEAERRAAENAACLERANVLLEEVMAYTGLNSDQQGTLDAAKAAMDNNEGCRARDLLAGLASELDAAMMTYSVVAGDSLWGIAGKSEVYGNSYQWPLIYKTNSDKISDADLIYPGQEFDIDKNPTAGAVDAAVNHAKTRGAWTIGETEASDEAYLSN; via the coding sequence ATGAACAAGATTGCATTCAAGACGATTGCCATGCTGCTGCTGTCGTTCGGCATCGCAGCCGGTTGCGCCACCGCACCGGAGCAGACCGGTCCGACGCAGGCCGAACTCGAAGCGCAGCGCGCTGCTGAAGAAGCCGAGCGCCGTGCCGCCGAGAATGCTGCTTGCCTGGAGCGCGCCAACGTTCTGCTCGAAGAAGTGATGGCGTACACCGGCCTGAACAGCGATCAGCAGGGTACCCTGGACGCGGCCAAGGCTGCGATGGACAACAACGAAGGTTGCCGTGCACGTGACCTGCTGGCTGGCCTCGCTTCCGAGCTGGATGCTGCCATGATGACCTACTCGGTTGTCGCTGGTGACAGCCTGTGGGGCATTGCTGGCAAGAGCGAAGTCTACGGCAACAGCTACCAGTGGCCGCTGATCTACAAGACCAACAGCGACAAGATTTCGGACGCTGACCTGATCTACCCGGGCCAGGAGTTCGACATCGACAAGAACCCGACTGCAGGTGCTGTCGACGCCGCCGTGAACCACGCCAAGACCCGTGGTGCATGGACCATCGGCGAGACGGAAGCTTCCGACGAGGCTTACCTGTCGAACTGA